Proteins encoded by one window of Dioscorea cayenensis subsp. rotundata cultivar TDr96_F1 chromosome 6, TDr96_F1_v2_PseudoChromosome.rev07_lg8_w22 25.fasta, whole genome shotgun sequence:
- the LOC120263128 gene encoding probable F-box protein At5g04010, giving the protein MNLQREPPWESLQQIAQFLDPKSLAMSSCVSKLWHEAMSSNHLWKPFLSSHYPSSLHLISNTTSHHSLFSLLRNSSSRRRHQLTPPPPRISLHELFFAVDLFCGDERVVSQGKLASEFEVDKGGIFRFGYEVEGEGKEGEWRVVWVVVMEGCLKAFTVIERVDKGRVVGGNGLWFSEELPGGRCCVGVGGGGGLVGEVGLEFYCDVEGGGRRKMVRVRLGVLSVIGCRYVSLDDGLRYLEHFLL; this is encoded by the coding sequence ATGAACCTACAAAGAGAACCTCCGTGGGAATCCCTCCAACAAATAGCCCAATTCTTAGACCCAAAGTCACTAGCAATGTCCTCATGTGTCTCCAAGTTATGGCATGAGGCCATGTCCTCCAACCATCTCTGGAAACCCTTCCTCTCATCACACTACCCTTCATCACTGCACCTAATCTCCAACACAACCTCCCACCACTCCCTTTTCTCTCTCCTTCGGAACTCATCCAGCCGCCGGCGCCACCAGCTCACGCCACCGCCACCACGCATCTCTCTACATGAACTCTTCTTTGCTGTGGACTTGTTCTGTGGAGATGAAAGAGTAGTGTCCCAAGGGAAGTTGGCTTCAGAGTTTGAGGTTGATAAGGGTGGAATTTTTAGGTTTGGGTATGAGGTTGAAGGGGAGGGTAAGGAGGGGGAGTGGAGGGTGGTGTGGGTGGTGGTTATGGAAGGGTGTTTGAAGGCTTTTACAGTGATTGAGAGGGTGGATAAGGGCAGGGTTGTGGGAGGAAATGGGCTGTGGTTCTCTGAGGAGTTGCCCGGAGGAAGGTGTTGTGTAGGGGTGGGTGGAGGTGGAGGGTTGGTAGGTGAGGTAGGATTGGAGTTCTATTGTGATGTGGAGGGTGGTGGGAGAAGGAAGATGGTTAGGGTGAGGTTGGGGGTGTTGAGTGTTATTGGGTGTAGGTATGTTTCTTTGGATGATGGTTTGAGGTATTTGGAACACTTTCTTTTGTga